The Thunnus thynnus chromosome 24, fThuThy2.1, whole genome shotgun sequence genome window below encodes:
- the LOC137177242 gene encoding SLIT and NTRK-like protein 1, whose translation MLLWIVLLNAALCVASGNVTRDVCKEQICSCNEIEGDLHIDCEKRSFTTLQHLTGPSSQFYHLLLHGNSLSRLFPNEFANFYNAVSLHLENNGLHDIVPGAFLGLQLVKRLHINNNKIRSFRKSTFLGLDDLEYLQADFNLLRDIDPAVFRDLNKLEVLILNDNLISALPINVFQHVPITHLDLRGNRIKTLPYEGILEQIPGIAEVLLEDNPWDCNCDLVSLKEWLENIPQNALIGSVICEAPTRLQGSDLNETSEADLCPSQSGGVDTSLVAPPTQDETSEPVAQAPRPTPYKPNGDSSGPPTPGGHGAKSRSKSRENWQLKTKPTPVLTGVNSDREHNVTCPQPCNCKLVGSRQGLGVNCEGKKIESLSNLKPKPLTAHELNMRDNNIHAVKKNQLLGYSSLNLLDLGGNNIKVIDNSTFQNQSELRWLYMDKNYLDTLIAEMFVGLVNLEYLSLEYNDIQLIVAGAFSPMPNLRVLFLNNNLLKSLPVDAFLGISLSKISLHNNYFPYLPVAGVLDQLNSIIQIDLHGNPWDCSCNIVPFKQWTEKLGADAIVSDLKCESPEEFWKRDFRYVRNDLMCPKLYDRISPTSLSKNSTFTLDSGTRSNSYLEPNRVSISVLVPGLLLVFVTSAFTVVGMLVFILRNRKRSKRREGNSSASEINSLQTVCDSSYWHSGPYHADGGAHRGFDCSTHLSTTNDA comes from the coding sequence ATGCTGCTTTGGATTGTTCTGCTGAATGCGGCTCTTTGTGTTGCTAGTGGAAACGTTACAAGGGACGTTTGTAAGGAGCAGATATGCTCTTGCAACGAGATCGAGGGAGATCTGCACATAGACTGCGAAAAAAGGAGCTTCACCACTCTGCAGCATTTGACTGGCCCGAGCTCTCAGTTTTATCACTTGCTGTTGCACGGGAATTCTCTATCCAGGCTATTTCCCAACGAGTTCGCCAACTTTTACAATGCTGTGAGCCTGCATTTGGAAAACAATGGTTTGCACGACATTGTCCCCGGCGCCTTTCTGGGATTGCAGCTGGTGAAAAGGCTTCACATCAATAACAATAAGATAAGATCATTCAGGAAGAGTACATTTCTGGGGTTAGACGACTTGGAATATCTCCAAGCTGATTTTAATCTATTAAGGGATATTGACCCCGCCGTTTTCAGGGACCTAAATAAACTTGAAGTGTTAATACTTAACGACAACCTCATCAGTGCGCTACCTATAAACGTGTTTCAACATGTGCCCATTACGCATCTCGACCTGCGGGGAAACCGAATCAAAACGTTGCCTTATGAGGGGATCCTTGAACAAATACCGGGCATTGCGGAGGTTTTGTTGGAGGACAACCCGTGGGACTGTAACTGCGACCTGGTTTCTCTTAAGGAATGGCTGGAGAACATACCGCAGAACGCGCTTATTGGGAGCGTGATATGCGAGGCTCCCACCAGGCTGCAAGGGAGCGACTTGAACGAGACGTCAGAAGCGGATCTGTGCCCTTCACAGAGCGGCGGCGTGGACACCAGCCTGGTCGCCCCTCCCACCCAGGACGAGACCTCGGAGCCTGTGGCCCAGGCCCCGCGTCCCACGCCTTACAAGCCCAATGGGGACTCCAGTGGGCCCCCTACGCCTGGAGGCCACGGAGCCAAGAGTCGCTCCAAATCTCGTGAGAACTGGCAGCTGAAAACTAAGCCCACTCCAGTGTTGACAGGTGTGAACAGCGACAGAGAGCACAACGTGACGTGTCCCCAGCCGTGCAACTGCAAGCTGGTCGGCTCCAGACAAGGGCTGGGGGTCAACTGTGAGGGCAAAAAGATCGAGAGTTTATCTAACCTTAAACCTAAGCCTTTGACCGCTCACGAATTGAACATGAGAGATAACAACATACACGCAGTCAAAAAGAACCAGCTGCTTGGCTACTCCAGCCTCAACCTGCTTGATCTGGGTGGGAACAACATCAAGGTGATTGACAACAGCACTTTCCAAAACCAGAGCGAGCTGAGGTGGCTGTATATGGATAAGAACTACCTGGATACCCTGATAGCAGAGATGTTTGTGGGCCTTGTGAATCTGGAATATCTCAGTTTGGAATACAACGACATCCAGCTGATAGTGGCAGGTGCATTCAGCCCCATGCCAAATCTGAGGGTTCTGTTCCTCAACAACAACTTGCTGAAATCTTTGCCCGTGGATGCTTTCCTTGGGATTTCTTTATCCAAAATTAGTCTGCATAATAATTATTTCCCCTATCTCCCAGTGGCTGGCGTGTTAGACCAGCTCAATTCAATCATACAGATCGATTTGCACGGGAATCCGTGGGATTGCTCGTGCAACATCGTGCCCTTCAAACAGTGGACGGAGAAACTCGGGGCTGATGCGATAGTGAGTGATCTCAAGTGCGAGTCCCCAGAAGAGTTCTGGAAACGAGATTTCCGCTACGTCCGGAACGACCTCATGTGCCCCAAACTCTATGACAGAATCTCCCCCACCTCCCTGTCCAAAAACAGCACTTTCACCCTGGACTCGGGGACGCGCTCGAACTCTTATTTGGAGCCGAACAGGGTCTCCATCTCGGTGCTCGTCCCCGGGTTGCTGCTGGTGTTTGTCACGTCCGCTTTCACTGTTGTAGGAATGCTTGTCTTTATTTTGCGGAATCGAAAGAGATCAAAGCGGAGGGAGGGGAACTCTTCTGCGTCGGAGATCAATTCCTTACAGACAGTGTGTGACTCGTCTTATTGGCACAGCGGGCCTTATCACGCAGACGGGGGCGCGCACCGGGGTTTCGACTGCAGCACGCACCTCTCCACGACAAACGATGCGTAA